The nucleotide window AGAGATGGGATGAACAGGTTTACGGTGTTGCTGATCGGGGCCATGCTCGCGGCGGCGGGGCAGGCGCAACAGTTTTCGACGGCGGGTTTCCATGCGGTGGAGGGGAGCCCCCGGAAGGTTATGAACTTTAATCCGGGCTGGCGCTTTCTCCTGGGCGATGCCAAAGGAGCCGAGGCGGTTGGTTTCGATGACCGCCAGTGGGAGGCGGCCAACCTGCCGCATGGCTTGGAGGTCCTCGGCGAGAATGCCAGCGGCGGGCGGAACTACCAGGGCGTGGCGTGGTACCGAAAGCAGTTTTCCGTTGAACGGTTGACGGGGAAAACCTTCCTCTATTTTGAAGCCGTGATGGGCGTGGCGAAGGTTTGGGTGAACGGCCAGTTGGTGGCGGAGCATTTTGGCGGCTATCTCCCGTTTGCCGCAGACGTTACGGGCGTACTGAAGGATGGCGTGAATGTTGTGGCGGTGATGGCCGACAATTCCAACAGCAAGCTCTACCCGCCGGGCAAGGAGCAATACAAACTCGACTTCACCTACCTGGGCGGCATCTATCGCGACACCTACCTGATCCAGACCAGCCCCACGCATGTGACGCTGCGCGAGCTGAGCAGCACCGTTGCGGGCGGCGGCGTCTTTGTCGCAACGCTGGATGTGAACGGCAACGATGCAACGATGGAAGTCCGGACGGAAGTCATGAACTCGGGCAACAAGACCTATGGCATTACGGTTCGCAACACGCTGGAGGATGCCGATGGAAAAGCGGTGGCCTCGGTTGAGGAAAAAACGACGTTGAAGAGCGGGGAAATCCGCCAGCTGGCCAAGCAGTTCACCGCGAAGCATGTTCGCCTGTGGCATCCGGACGATCCCTATCTGCACTTTATCCGCACCGACATTCTGGTGAGCGGTATTGTGGTGGACAGCCTGCGCACCCGCGTCGGAATCCGCCTGTTCGAGATGCGCGGGGCGGACGGACTCTTCGTGAACAAAAAGTGGATCGGCAAAAAGCTGATCGGCGCCAACCGCCACCAGGACTATACCTACATCGGCAACGCCTTGCCCAACTCCGGGCAGTGGCGCGATGTGAAGTTGCTGCGCGAGGGCGGATGCAACGTGATCCGCGCCGCGCACTATCCGCAGGATCCGGCGTTCTACGATGCCTGCGACGAGTTCGGCATGCTGACCACCACCGCCAACCCCGGCTGGCACTTCTTCAACTTCAAGGAAAAGATTTTCGAGCAGCGATTGTTCGAGGATACGCGCCAGCTCGTGCGCCGCGACCGCAACGTGGCCGCGATGCTGATGTGGGAAACCTGCATCAACGAATTCCCGAGCCAGCCGGACTATGCCATGAACCGGATGCACACCATTGCCCACGAGGAATATCCGTTCCCCGGCCTGTACACCGTGGCCGACCACGACGAGGCCATCAAGGGCGGGCTCGACATGTTCTACCACGGCGGCTCCAAGACCGTGAACTCGTTCAACCGCGAATATGGCGACGGCGGCGAGGTGGACAACTGGTATTCGCAGAACGCCCGCACCCGCGTGAAGATGGAATGGGGCGAGGGGCCGCTGCTGCGGCAGTCGCTCATTCAGGCCGCGACCCTGGCGCAACGGCACCGGACGGATCGGGTTCGCCTGGGCGGCACGCTCTGGTGCGGCATCGACCACCAGCGCGGTTACCACCCCGACCCGTTCCGCGGCGGCCTGCTCAACGGCCTGCGTATCCCGCGCTACACCTACTATCTTTACCAGAGCCAGTATGACCCGGACTACGCCATTCCGGGCATCGGGGAAAAGCCGATGGTCTACATGGCCCACGAGCTGACCCAGCTTTCGGACAAGGATGTCGTCGTCTATTCCAACTGCGACGAGGTTCGCCTAACCTGGATGGGGGAAGCGGTCGGCACGCGGAAGCCTTCGGCCGAGGGACAGTGGTCGGGGCTCCCGCATCCGCCGTTTGTCTTCGAGGATGTATTCGATTTCACGGTCATCAAGAGCCGCGGCCGCAAGGCGATTGAAGCGGTGATGGTTGCCGAAGGTTTGGTTGATGGGAAGGTGGTGGTCCGGGAAGTGAAGGGCTATCCGCAACGCAGCACCAAACTGGCGCTGAGTATCGCGGACGAGGGCATGGGTTTGGTTGCCGATGGTTCCGACCTCGTTCCCGTGCGGGCCACGGTGGTCGATGAAAACGGCTACACGAAGGTGCTTGCCTCCGAAGAGGTCTATTTAGAGATCGAGGGGGCCGGCGAGTTGGTCGGCGACAACCCCATGAAAACCTCGTTCGGTGTTGCAACCATCCTCGTCCGGGCAACGACCCAGCCCGGCGGCATCAAGGTTACCGCCCATTCCAACGGGTTGGAAAGTGGCAGCATCGGGTTCGACACCAAGCCGGCGAAGAAGGCCCTGTTGTTCGAAGAGGCCTATGCGGTGGCGTCCAAAAAGCCGGCGCCGAAGGGTGCTGTTGTGATTGTGCAGTCGGCCGCAAGCGAGCTGCCGACCGATGTGAAAAAACTGCAGGATGAATTGAAGAAGGCGCAGCTCGATATCGTGGGGAAGGATCAGGACATCATGGAACTGCGCAGCCGGTTGGGTTTGTCCAGATAAGGGCGCGGGCGAGCTACGGAGTTGATGCTGATGCAAAAAACATGGTTGTGCTCGGTTGTTTTCCTGATGGCGGTTGTGCCAATGGGCGTGGTTGGGAAAACCGTGGAATCGACGTATCAGGTGCCGGAAGGTTTGGTGCGCGGCGGGGCGTTCATCGACCGCTTCCTGCCCGTGCCGCTGCAAGGGGAGCTGCGCTCGGATGTTTGGGGTGGGGACAATGTTGTCCCGCGCGACGTGAACAACGGGATCGAAGACGCGGCATATTCGTATTGGGGCGGCAACATTGTGGTGGGGGACGATGGGAAAAACCATCTGTTCGTTTGCCGCTGGCCCGAAAACAATGTGAAGGGGGGTGGGAAAAAGTCCGGCCACCACACCTGGTGGAGTTCAGTGGTGGTGCATGCCGTCAGCGATTCGCCGCTTGGGCCGTACAAGGTGGTCGAGGAGATCGGGCCGGGGCATAACCCGGAAATCTACCGCATCAAGGATGGCTCCTACATCGTCGGCTGCGTTTGGGAAAATGCCTACAAGGCTCCAACCATCAACGGCCCGTGGAAAAAGATCCCCTACCGTTTCGAATGGCTGGACAAGGAGCAAAACCAGACCAACCGCACCTATGTTCCGCGCGAGGATGGTTCGGTGCTGATGGTCAACAAGCGCGGCTTTGTTTTCATCAGCGACAAGGCGGATGAGCACTTCAGGCAAATCACGCCGAAGTCGTTCTATCCGCATATCGAGGGGGCGCATCTGGAGGACCCGGTGGTCTGGAAGGATGAGGTGCAATACAACCTGGTGGTGAACGATTGCTACGGGCGGGTGGCGTTTTATTTCCGCTCGCCGGACGGGATCACGTGGAAGTGGGCGCCCGGCCATGCCTACGATGTCCATATCATGAAGCACGAAGGCGGAACGGCCGAGCGCTGGTGGAAGTTCGAACGCCCCAAGGTGCGCCAAGACCGGTATGGCCGCGCCACCCACATGAACTTTGCCGTGATCGATTCGACAAAGGATGCGGATGTTGCCAACGATAACCACAGTTCCAAGAACATTGTTGTTCCGCTGGTGGTTCCCCGCCGGTTGCAGATCCTGGACACCGATCCCATCACGCCGGAAACGAAGGAGATCCGGGTGCGGATTCTGGCCGAGGAAAACTTCCAGCCGCTGCAGGAGGTGGATGTCCAATCGCTGACCTTCGGTGCGCCCGAGCAGGTGAATTTCGGGAAAGGATGCAAGCCGCGTTCCTCCAGGGCTGCCGGCGACGACCTGGTTGTGACGTTCGATGGCGCCGGGAACGGGGTTTCAAACGATAGTTTTGCAGCGAAGCTGATTGGGCGCAGCAAGGGGGGTGGGTTGCTGTTCGGCTACGCAACACTGCCTGCCTCCGCCAAGGAATAGCCGGTTTCGGCCGAGGGTTGTCCGACCGCCGCTGGCGTGGCATCAACGGAGGGGGCCGCGGCCATGATCCTGTCCTCTTTAAATGGAGAGGATCAACCCGGGCGCATCTTCTTGCGGTAGTCGCGTGGGGTCATTTCGGTGACTTGCTTGAAAACGTGGGTCAGATAGTTGTAGGTGGCATAGCCGCAGGCCTCGGCGATTTCCTGCATCGGAAGATCGGTTTCGGCCAGCAGCCGCCGCGCCTTATCGATCCGCAAGCGGCGGATTTCGTCGAGCGGCGAGCGGCCGAACACCTGCTGGAAGCGGCGCTCCAGCGACCGCCGGGCCATGGGTACCGCCTTCAGGATATCGCTCATCGTGATCGGTTCGAAGGCGTGCTGCTGGATGAACGCCACGACTTGCTTCAGTTTCGGATCCTCCACCGCGAGGGTGTCGGTGGAAAGGCGCTCCATGATTCCGAGCGGGGGAAGGTAGATCGTTTCGTGGGGGACTTTTTCCCCCTGCATCATTTCGTGCAGCAGCTGGGCCGCCTTGTAGCCGATCTGCTCCGTCGGGGACAGGATGCCGGACAAAGCGGGGAAGCAGGCGTGGCTGAGCAGTTCGTCGTAGCTTCCGCTCAATACGGCGATGTCGTGGGGAACCGAGATGCCGGCCTCCATGCAGCAATCCACCACCGTGCGCCCGTTGCCATGCCCCCAAACCAGCAGGGCAATCGGTTTCGGTAGCTCCTTTAGCCATTCGATCAGCTTCTTCGACTCTTCGCGCGAGTTGTCTTCAATGTAGTATTTTTCGCACGAGAGGTCGCGCTCGGCCAGTGCCTGCTCAAAGGCTTCGCCATACCAGATGGGATTGGGGCTGTGTAGCGATCCCACATAACCAATGTTGCGGAATCCCCGGTCGATGAAGTGTTCCGCCGCCATTTCGGTGCCCACCCGGTCGTCCGTCCTGACGCAGGGCGCGGAAAATCCTTCGAGCGGCGTGTCGGCCACATTGACCACGGGGACGTTGAATTCGGCAATTTGCTCGGCCAGGTTGGTGGTGACCACCCGGGCAATCACGCCATCGCCACGCCAGCCCGGGGGGAGTTCGTTTGATTTGTCGAGGGTCTGGGGTCTGATCCAGACATGCCAGGGGCCAACCTCGTTGGCATAGGAAAGAATACCTTTGATGATCCGTCGTCCCCATTCCAGCGAAGTGCTGACCA belongs to Pontiella desulfatans and includes:
- a CDS encoding glycoside hydrolase family 2 protein; the encoded protein is MNRFTVLLIGAMLAAAGQAQQFSTAGFHAVEGSPRKVMNFNPGWRFLLGDAKGAEAVGFDDRQWEAANLPHGLEVLGENASGGRNYQGVAWYRKQFSVERLTGKTFLYFEAVMGVAKVWVNGQLVAEHFGGYLPFAADVTGVLKDGVNVVAVMADNSNSKLYPPGKEQYKLDFTYLGGIYRDTYLIQTSPTHVTLRELSSTVAGGGVFVATLDVNGNDATMEVRTEVMNSGNKTYGITVRNTLEDADGKAVASVEEKTTLKSGEIRQLAKQFTAKHVRLWHPDDPYLHFIRTDILVSGIVVDSLRTRVGIRLFEMRGADGLFVNKKWIGKKLIGANRHQDYTYIGNALPNSGQWRDVKLLREGGCNVIRAAHYPQDPAFYDACDEFGMLTTTANPGWHFFNFKEKIFEQRLFEDTRQLVRRDRNVAAMLMWETCINEFPSQPDYAMNRMHTIAHEEYPFPGLYTVADHDEAIKGGLDMFYHGGSKTVNSFNREYGDGGEVDNWYSQNARTRVKMEWGEGPLLRQSLIQAATLAQRHRTDRVRLGGTLWCGIDHQRGYHPDPFRGGLLNGLRIPRYTYYLYQSQYDPDYAIPGIGEKPMVYMAHELTQLSDKDVVVYSNCDEVRLTWMGEAVGTRKPSAEGQWSGLPHPPFVFEDVFDFTVIKSRGRKAIEAVMVAEGLVDGKVVVREVKGYPQRSTKLALSIADEGMGLVADGSDLVPVRATVVDENGYTKVLASEEVYLEIEGAGELVGDNPMKTSFGVATILVRATTQPGGIKVTAHSNGLESGSIGFDTKPAKKALLFEEAYAVASKKPAPKGAVVIVQSAASELPTDVKKLQDELKKAQLDIVGKDQDIMELRSRLGLSR
- a CDS encoding glycoside hydrolase family protein yields the protein MQKTWLCSVVFLMAVVPMGVVGKTVESTYQVPEGLVRGGAFIDRFLPVPLQGELRSDVWGGDNVVPRDVNNGIEDAAYSYWGGNIVVGDDGKNHLFVCRWPENNVKGGGKKSGHHTWWSSVVVHAVSDSPLGPYKVVEEIGPGHNPEIYRIKDGSYIVGCVWENAYKAPTINGPWKKIPYRFEWLDKEQNQTNRTYVPREDGSVLMVNKRGFVFISDKADEHFRQITPKSFYPHIEGAHLEDPVVWKDEVQYNLVVNDCYGRVAFYFRSPDGITWKWAPGHAYDVHIMKHEGGTAERWWKFERPKVRQDRYGRATHMNFAVIDSTKDADVANDNHSSKNIVVPLVVPRRLQILDTDPITPETKEIRVRILAEENFQPLQEVDVQSLTFGAPEQVNFGKGCKPRSSRAAGDDLVVTFDGAGNGVSNDSFAAKLIGRSKGGGLLFGYATLPASAKE
- a CDS encoding AraC family transcriptional regulator, yielding MKKHDDVFQVAILVSTSLEWGRRIIKGILSYANEVGPWHVWIRPQTLDKSNELPPGWRGDGVIARVVTTNLAEQIAEFNVPVVNVADTPLEGFSAPCVRTDDRVGTEMAAEHFIDRGFRNIGYVGSLHSPNPIWYGEAFEQALAERDLSCEKYYIEDNSREESKKLIEWLKELPKPIALLVWGHGNGRTVVDCCMEAGISVPHDIAVLSGSYDELLSHACFPALSGILSPTEQIGYKAAQLLHEMMQGEKVPHETIYLPPLGIMERLSTDTLAVEDPKLKQVVAFIQQHAFEPITMSDILKAVPMARRSLERRFQQVFGRSPLDEIRRLRIDKARRLLAETDLPMQEIAEACGYATYNYLTHVFKQVTEMTPRDYRKKMRPG